A portion of the Flavobacterium magnum genome contains these proteins:
- a CDS encoding tetratricopeptide repeat protein, giving the protein MKQFISLLLVLFSTCVFGQNDSINTPEILLRKAKSDSYYKLLDSINTYYDSKTEKQADEMIKNESLKSLVYYDQLIKEFPNSELVFDALYNKAQITYAYLDADSAYKTFLEAIKFNTKKTAFKHKAFRALAGIEIDRKNYNQAIQYLDESSKYPIYIDCGVQWEVDTSQLRNMYTECFDGLREKKN; this is encoded by the coding sequence ATGAAACAATTTATATCGTTACTCTTAGTGCTATTTTCTACTTGTGTCTTCGGACAAAACGATTCAATTAATACTCCTGAGATTTTGTTACGGAAAGCTAAAAGTGATTCTTATTACAAACTTTTAGACAGCATAAATACATATTATGATTCTAAAACTGAAAAGCAAGCTGATGAAATGATAAAAAACGAATCACTTAAATCTTTAGTTTATTATGATCAATTGATTAAAGAGTTTCCAAACTCAGAATTAGTTTTTGATGCTCTTTATAATAAAGCCCAAATTACCTATGCATATTTGGATGCAGATTCAGCTTACAAAACTTTTTTAGAAGCGATTAAATTTAATACTAAGAAAACCGCTTTTAAACACAAAGCTTTTAGAGCGTTGGCAGGAATTGAAATTGACAGGAAAAATTACAATCAGGCAATACAATATTTGGATGAAAGCTCAAAATATCCAATCTATATTGACTGTGGTGTTCAATGGGAAGTCGATACAAGTCAATTAAGGAATATGTATACTGAATGCTTTGATGGATTACGAGAAAAGAAAAATTGA
- a CDS encoding type II toxin-antitoxin system HigB family toxin, which translates to MRVIAKKILRDFWEVHNDCEQQLKAWFQETSKALWKNPNDIKKEYPSASILNNNRVVFNIKGNNYRLIVKINYDYQMVWIRFIGTHAEYDKINANEI; encoded by the coding sequence TTGAGAGTAATTGCAAAGAAAATATTGCGTGACTTTTGGGAAGTTCATAATGATTGTGAACAGCAACTCAAAGCTTGGTTTCAGGAAACAAGCAAAGCTTTGTGGAAAAACCCAAATGATATAAAAAAGGAATATCCAAGTGCAAGCATCCTCAATAATAACAGAGTTGTTTTTAATATTAAGGGAAACAATTACAGACTGATTGTGAAAATAAATTATGATTACCAAATGGTTTGGATCCGATTTATTGGAACGCACGCAGAGTATGACAAGATTAATGCAAACGAAATTTAA
- a CDS encoding helix-turn-helix domain-containing protein: MEIKPIKTEKDYEQALERLEVIFDAKPDSPEGDELEVLGILIDQFENEKFPIGLPDPIEAIKFRMEQMGYNQTDLANIVGLKSRASEILNRKRKLSLEMIRQLHERLHIPTDVLIQTY; this comes from the coding sequence ATGGAAATTAAGCCTATAAAAACAGAGAAAGATTACGAACAAGCGCTTGAAAGGCTTGAAGTTATTTTTGATGCAAAACCAGATTCGCCTGAAGGAGATGAACTTGAAGTTCTTGGAATCCTGATTGACCAATTTGAAAATGAAAAATTCCCAATCGGTTTGCCGGATCCAATTGAGGCGATAAAATTCCGGATGGAACAAATGGGTTACAACCAAACTGATCTTGCAAATATTGTTGGACTGAAAAGTCGTGCAAGTGAAATCCTGAATAGAAAGCGGAAATTATCTTTGGAGATGATTCGGCAGCTTCATGAAAGATTGCATATTCCGACTGATGTTCTGATTCAGACGTACTAA
- a CDS encoding IS30 family transposase yields the protein MKTKFTRLNLAERIQIEKLFDKGLSASAIAVLLGRHKSTITRELKKTHYKTYLAINAHIRSVKICSAKNYGRSKISGNKKLYDYVVKHLRKTWSPEQISLSLKKKFPNQKHMQTSHETIYYFVYLHSKKSLKEELIKQLRQQRKTRGSRHTKAVRDVKIPDRTSIDERPEEVKGRQIPGHWEGDLIVGKEHGSYIGTLVERSSRYVILVHLQNKEAATVRKAFEQELAKLPKIMRKSLTYDNGTEMAQHKLLTKTTKMKVYFTHPYSPWERPTNENTNGLLRDYFPKGTDLSVHSKAHLKKVQKELNERPRKVLDVRSPIEVFKELILDKIPL from the coding sequence ATGAAAACAAAATTTACCCGTTTAAATCTTGCTGAAAGGATACAGATTGAGAAGCTTTTTGATAAGGGATTATCCGCCTCAGCTATCGCTGTTTTACTTGGAAGGCACAAGTCCACCATCACCCGAGAACTTAAGAAAACGCATTACAAAACCTATCTGGCAATCAATGCACATATCAGGTCCGTTAAGATATGCAGCGCCAAAAACTATGGAAGGTCGAAGATCTCAGGCAACAAGAAATTGTATGATTATGTGGTGAAACACCTGCGCAAAACATGGTCACCGGAGCAGATTTCGTTATCTTTAAAAAAGAAATTCCCAAACCAGAAACACATGCAGACAAGCCACGAAACCATCTACTATTTTGTATACCTACACAGCAAGAAATCACTCAAGGAGGAACTCATCAAACAGCTCCGGCAGCAACGAAAAACCCGCGGATCAAGGCATACCAAAGCCGTACGCGACGTTAAGATACCCGACAGGACCAGCATCGATGAGCGGCCTGAAGAAGTAAAGGGACGCCAGATCCCCGGGCATTGGGAGGGCGACCTCATTGTCGGGAAGGAACACGGCTCATACATCGGCACACTAGTCGAGAGATCATCACGCTATGTCATCCTGGTACACCTGCAGAACAAGGAGGCAGCCACGGTCCGAAAGGCATTCGAGCAGGAATTGGCAAAACTGCCGAAAATCATGCGAAAGAGCCTCACATACGATAATGGGACCGAGATGGCACAACACAAATTACTCACCAAAACAACCAAAATGAAAGTCTACTTTACCCACCCATACAGCCCGTGGGAAAGGCCCACAAACGAAAATACGAATGGGTTGCTCCGCGATTATTTCCCCAAGGGAACCGACCTGTCGGTGCACTCAAAAGCGCACCTGAAAAAAGTGCAGAAGGAACTCAATGAACGACCAAGGAAGGTACTCGACGTGAGGTCACCAATCGAGGTTTTTAAAGAATTAATACTCGACAAAATTCCGCTTTGA
- a CDS encoding helix-turn-helix domain-containing protein encodes MTTPKKQQCRKNEYQKIGFDLKLSIIDQIANGQISINHAAKLHGISRSSISYWMRKLRTFEQNSKTMSKNQELKKLRERIEELEFIKDFQQDIIADFEVTTGIEMAKKSLPEALVKEIEKKKRDLLK; translated from the coding sequence ATGACGACACCAAAGAAACAACAATGTCGAAAAAATGAGTATCAAAAAATTGGTTTTGACCTCAAGCTTTCCATCATTGACCAAATTGCAAATGGCCAGATATCAATCAACCATGCCGCCAAATTGCATGGGATCTCAAGAAGCTCCATTTCATACTGGATGAGAAAATTACGTACTTTTGAACAAAACTCTAAGACAATGAGTAAGAACCAGGAACTTAAAAAACTCAGGGAACGCATTGAGGAACTGGAATTCATAAAGGATTTCCAACAGGATATTATTGCTGATTTTGAAGTAACCACGGGAATCGAAATGGCAAAAAAGTCATTGCCCGAAGCATTGGTAAAAGAGATCGAGAAAAAGAAAAGAGACCTTTTAAAGTAA
- a CDS encoding IS3 family transposase codes for MTKQAYYKRIKTQELRQEQQKIVLELIRPIRQKQTRYGGRKLFLDLQEDLKKNNIKMGRDAFFTLLRNNHMLVKKTKRYHVTTDSKHGFYKSPNRLKGLTPTHAEQVWVSDITYVKIQKEHAYVALVTDAYSKKIMGYRIDTNMKATLVKEALQMALKNRTYNHPHIIHHSDRGIQYCCPEFSDFAQNNGMLLSTTQKYDPYENAVAERVNGILKYEFGFIKTLPNLRMAKKMLKEAVNTYNNQRRHYSLEMKTPEFAHKNQMHQYKYYSLN; via the coding sequence ATAACAAAACAGGCGTATTACAAGCGCATTAAGACCCAGGAACTAAGGCAGGAACAGCAGAAGATTGTACTGGAACTCATCAGGCCGATCCGCCAAAAACAAACCAGGTATGGCGGGCGAAAACTGTTCCTTGACCTGCAGGAAGACCTTAAAAAAAACAATATAAAGATGGGAAGGGACGCGTTCTTTACGCTCTTGAGAAACAATCATATGTTGGTGAAAAAGACCAAGAGATATCACGTGACGACAGATTCAAAACATGGATTTTATAAATCCCCGAACCGCCTCAAAGGCCTCACCCCTACTCATGCCGAACAAGTCTGGGTCAGTGACATTACCTATGTGAAGATCCAAAAAGAACACGCCTACGTGGCCTTGGTCACCGATGCCTATTCCAAGAAGATCATGGGCTATAGGATCGATACCAACATGAAGGCGACACTGGTGAAAGAGGCATTGCAGATGGCGCTCAAAAACAGGACTTACAACCATCCCCACATTATCCATCACAGCGACAGGGGAATACAGTATTGCTGTCCGGAGTTCTCAGATTTTGCCCAAAATAACGGCATGCTGCTCAGCACGACACAAAAGTATGACCCCTATGAAAACGCTGTGGCAGAAAGGGTAAATGGTATCCTGAAGTATGAGTTTGGTTTTATCAAAACATTACCTAACTTACGCATGGCAAAGAAAATGCTCAAAGAGGCTGTAAACACTTATAACAATCAAAGGAGGCATTACAGCCTGGAGATGAAAACTCCCGAATTTGCACATAAGAATCAAATGCATCAATACAAATATTATAGCCTGAATTAA
- a CDS encoding leucine-rich repeat domain-containing protein has protein sequence MTQHQIEKGFWCYQPTNDFPPKGISLLEDYDGNETLNLYLENSSHVKAWSKFLPTLENVKFLWISSNVNQELFESICNMKNLIGLNIEKNSIKNIDAIGNVSTLTFLRLANFTTIENIKSLSLLISLEVLELENFKNVSDFQIIGKLKKLQGLSISGSMFSSQRIENIDFIKSLTSLKYLMLINSKMTDKNFDALLNLHQLETFYSSYNYPRTEFEKLKSLPNLKTTNLPLFQT, from the coding sequence ATGACGCAACATCAAATTGAAAAAGGATTTTGGTGTTACCAACCAACAAATGATTTTCCTCCAAAAGGAATTAGTTTATTGGAAGATTATGATGGAAATGAAACTCTAAATCTTTATTTGGAAAATAGTAGTCATGTTAAGGCATGGAGCAAATTCTTGCCAACTTTAGAGAATGTAAAGTTTCTCTGGATTAGTAGCAATGTAAACCAAGAATTATTTGAGTCTATTTGTAATATGAAAAATCTTATTGGACTCAATATCGAAAAAAATTCAATTAAAAATATTGATGCGATTGGGAATGTTAGTACTCTTACTTTTCTTCGCTTAGCAAATTTCACAACAATTGAAAATATTAAATCTTTAAGTTTATTAATAAGCCTGGAAGTATTAGAACTTGAAAATTTTAAAAATGTTTCAGATTTTCAAATAATTGGAAAACTCAAAAAATTGCAAGGGCTTTCAATTAGTGGCAGTATGTTCAGCTCACAGAGAATTGAAAATATAGATTTCATTAAGTCACTAACTAGCTTAAAATATCTTATGCTTATCAACTCAAAAATGACTGATAAAAATTTTGATGCACTTTTAAATTTACATCAACTAGAGACATTTTATTCATCGTATAATTATCCCCGAACAGAATTTGAGAAACTAAAATCTTTGCCTAATCTTAAAACCACTAACCTACCCCTTTTTCAAACATGA
- a CDS encoding DMP19 family protein: protein MMTELYDTFDKENHLKPNFDISEFETLDSWDFGWAILEPINIAADKESEKELSKRFSPGQKALYFFWYLDGEVTNGGFIQFYWNENRRYLPAILKGLKLIGDQQMVSLVENADKIYSKNREKFEAGNSQEDFEKLYNELSEFEDLDLKYFEMHDNTMSLIEKYAKQNTNEFLNLI from the coding sequence ATGATGACAGAACTTTACGATACATTTGACAAAGAAAATCACTTAAAACCTAACTTCGATATATCTGAATTTGAAACCTTAGACTCTTGGGATTTTGGCTGGGCGATTTTAGAGCCTATAAATATAGCTGCCGATAAGGAAAGTGAAAAAGAATTGTCAAAAAGATTTTCTCCAGGACAAAAAGCGCTTTACTTCTTTTGGTATCTAGACGGTGAAGTTACAAACGGAGGTTTTATACAATTCTATTGGAATGAAAACCGTAGATACTTACCCGCGATTTTAAAAGGCTTGAAATTAATCGGCGATCAACAAATGGTTAGCCTTGTCGAAAATGCAGATAAAATTTATTCAAAAAATAGAGAGAAATTTGAAGCTGGAAATTCGCAAGAAGATTTTGAAAAACTATATAATGAGTTGAGTGAATTTGAAGATTTAGATTTAAAGTATTTTGAAATGCATGACAACACGATGTCATTGATTGAAAAATATGCGAAACAAAACACAAATGAATTTCTGAACTTAATTTAA
- a CDS encoding CbrC family protein, with amino-acid sequence MELPIFKYNPNAYKLDIIVQENIVCECCGEKREYRYDGPFYAEEEIEDICPWCIKDGKASEKFDGEFQDSASVDDVENESAIIEVSQRTPGFCAIQQENWLAHCEDLCAFIGYAKPELVKPIIDDLIEDIEYSGFDVDEVVKSLKKKELDGYVFQCLHCGKHRIYFDD; translated from the coding sequence ATGGAATTACCAATATTCAAATACAATCCAAATGCATACAAGCTGGATATCATTGTGCAAGAAAACATTGTCTGTGAATGTTGTGGAGAAAAGCGTGAATATCGCTACGACGGACCATTTTACGCTGAAGAAGAAATCGAAGATATTTGTCCGTGGTGTATCAAAGATGGAAAAGCATCAGAAAAATTTGACGGAGAATTCCAAGATTCTGCAAGTGTGGATGATGTTGAAAATGAATCGGCAATTATTGAGGTTTCACAACGAACTCCTGGATTTTGTGCGATTCAACAAGAAAATTGGTTAGCGCATTGCGAAGACTTATGTGCTTTTATTGGTTACGCAAAACCAGAGTTAGTTAAACCAATCATTGACGACTTAATCGAGGATATTGAATATAGCGGTTTCGATGTAGATGAAGTTGTCAAAAGCTTAAAAAAAAAAGAACTTGACGGCTACGTATTTCAATGTTTACATTGCGGCAAACACAGAATTTATTTTGACGATTAG